From Pempheris klunzingeri isolate RE-2024b chromosome 16, fPemKlu1.hap1, whole genome shotgun sequence, a single genomic window includes:
- the sp4 gene encoding transcription factor Sp4: MSDSKKESSGSEGGKASKKGKSSGSQDSSQPSPLALLAATCSKIGGQGGAEGAQAQVGAQPIQVQAGQIQLQAGQLQGQIVVDTAGGQALVPQQLELVPAQFTGNGWQIITAAPTMAKENTNQPVAVTVATTLANDSSPGGRKVKPLGGTNSVAANQQQQQFQIIQVQNLPNAGGGVQYQVIPHLQTADGQQIHISPAQTASIGALPEQVQLIQTQSPSQTQAILQPANQQAILTSTANQTVPLQIRPAQSFPLQLQTLQGSQTPVMTTVPINLGGMTLALPVINNVGGGGAVQLIQSADGTFSVANGNQLVTTVSGAAPATASTVSTMAIAEGDSVSDGTQVISAVSEGAPADTQVQSSEADSQSQNQANGLQNQTDTAGAIQQVIVGQVGHQLVQQIQLQPQSQAQAQGQQQPQHIQTLQLAPGQTLQPIQAFQNPAQVLIRTPTLSPSGQITWQTLQLPGGVSLQGGLGTAVPQQLTLAPVAGGTTVGSGGLVSLSGAPLTLSAAQINPGSGVQTVSIAGLGTAGVQVQGVPLTITGLQGQPQGQDGVKVQSSPVTVTVGNVASGSSMSPDQLGSVQSSSDQEGPPSKRLRRVACSCPNCRDGEGRNSGDPTKKKQHICHMEGCGKVYGKTSHLRAHLRWHTGERPFVCNWIFCGKRFTRSDELQRHRRTHTGEKRFECPECSKRFMRSDHLSKHIKTHQNKKGGAAVAIITTDDMEEDTPEGLGASPQIVAVATLSRDSDPATPTTSNHLEEEEEEEEEFE; the protein is encoded by the exons ATGAGTG ACTCGAAGAAGGAATCATCTGGATCTGAAGGAGGGAAAGCATCTAAAAAGGGGAAAAGTTCTGGATCGCag GATTCCTCCCAGCCCTCTCCGTTGGCTCTGCTAGCGGCCACCTGCAGTAAGATCGGAGGGCAGGGGGGAGCGGAGGGGGCCCAGGCCCAGGTGGGGGCCCAACCGATCCAGGTCCAGGCTGGTCAGATCCAGCTGCAGGCAGGCCAGCTCCAAGGTCAGATAGTGGTGGACACAGCTGGAGGTCAGGCCCTGGTGCCTCAGCAGCTGGAACTGGTCCCAGCTCAGTTCACAGGGAACGGCTGGCAGATCATTACAGCAGCGCCTACTATGGCCAAAGAGAACACCAATCAACCTGTTGCTGTGACGGTGGCCACCACCTTGGCTAATGACAGCTCACCTGGCGGGCGCAAG GTGAAGCCATTAGGTGGGACCAACAGTGTTGCGGCCaatcagcaacagcagcagttccAGATCATCCAGGTTCAGAACCTGCCCAATGCTGGGGGCGGGGTCCAGTATCAGGTCATCCCTCACCTGCAGACTGCAGATGGACAGCAGATTCACATCAGCCCAGCTCAGACAGCCTCCATCGGGGCTCTACCGGAGCAGGTACAGCTCATCCAGACCCAGAGTCCGAGCCAGACCCAGGCTATCCTCCAGCCAGCCAACCAGCAGGCCATCCTGACAAGTACAGCCAATCAGACGGTCCCGCTGCAGATCCGCCCCGCACAGTCTTTCCCACTGCAGCTGCAGACTCTGCAGGGCTCCCAGACTCCTGTTATGACCACTGTACCCATAAACCTCGGTGGCATGACCCTGGCTTTGCCTGTGATAAATAATGTTGGAGGGGGCGGGGCCGTGCAGCTCATCCAATCTGCAGATGGCACATTCTCTGTTGCCAATGGCAACCAGCTGGTGACAACAGTGTCTGGGGCAGCTCCTGCTACAGCATCAACAGTTTCAACAATGGCAATAGCCGAAGGTGACAGCGTATCTGATGGGACACAAGTGATTTCTGCTGTATCAGAGGGAGCACCAGCTGACACCCAAGTGCAGAGCAGTGAGGCAGACTCTCAAAGCCAGAACCAGGCCAACGGGCTGCAGAACCAGACAGATACAGCAGGAGCCATTCAGCAGGTGATTGTGGGCCAAGTGGGGCACCAGTTGGTGCAACAGatccagctgcagcctcagagtcaggctcaggctcagggtCAGCAGCAACCTCAGCACATCCAGACCCTCCAGCTGGCCCCAGGACAAACCCTGCAGCCCATCCAGGCCTTCCAGAACCCAGCCCAGGTCCTCATTCGTACCCCAACCCTGTCTCCCTCTGGGCAGATCACCTGGCAAACATTGCAGCTGCCCGGTGGAGTCTCCCTGCAGGGCGGCCTCGGAACGGCTGTGCCGCAGCAGCTAACACTTGCCCCGGTGGCCGGTGGGACGACAGTGGGGAGTGGAGGGCTGGTCTCCCTGAGTGGAGCTCCCCTGACGCTGAGCGCAGCCCAGATCAACCCTGGGTCTGGGGTACAGACGGTCAGCATCGCAGGGCTGGGCACTGCTGGAGTTCAGGTGCAGGGTGTTCCCCTCACCATAACTGGTCTACAGG GTCAGCCACAGGGTCAGGATGGGGTCAAAGTTCAGTCCTCTCCCGTGACGGTCACTGTTGGGAACGTGGCATCAGGCTCATCGATGAGTCCAGACCAGCTGGGCTCCGTACAAAGTTCTTCCGACCAGGAGGGGCCGCCCAGTAAGAGGCTTCGTCGTGTTGCCTGCTCTTGTCCAAACTGCAGGGATGGAGAAGGGAG gaaCAGCGGGGATCCCACAAAGAAGAAGCAGCACATCTGCCACATGGAGGGCTGTGGGAAGGTGTACGGCAAGACGTCCCACCTGAGGGCCCACCTGCGCTGGCACACTGGCGAGAGGCCGTTCGTCTGTAACTGGATCTTCTGTGGCAAGAGGTTCACCAGGAGCGACGAGCTGCAGAGACACcggagaacacacacag GAGAAAAGCGTTTTGAGTGTCCCGAATGCTCCAAACGCTTCATGCGCAGCGACCACCTCTCCAAGCACATCAAGACCCACCAGAACAAGAAGGGTGGAGCTGCGGTGGCAATCATCACCACTGATGACATGGAGGAAGACACCCCTGAAGGCCTGGGCGCTTCCCCTCAGATTGTCGCTGTGGCGACCCTCTCGCGTGACTCTGACCCTGCGACACCCACCACCTCTAATCacctggaggaagaggaggaggaagaggaggagttcGAATAG